In Pontimonas salivibrio, the sequence GGGAAAAGCTTGAACAACACCTCAAGGTCCGACACATAGGTACTCCGACGGATCGAACGCGCGAGCCAACTGTTTCCATCAGCCCTCCACGCTTGTTCGATCAGCACATCCCCTGGGGTGTCCGGATTTATTACGCCAAGCCCTCGAGCATGATTTAGAGCAGAAATAGTTCGCTGAAATGGATTGCGGAGAAACACAAGAATTTTTGCCCGCGGAGCAGCCTCGGCGAGTTGGCCAAGACTTAGGGGATGTTCGATGTAATTCGGGGTGTACTCGCCACTGACCCGATGGCGACTGAAATTCAACCTGTAGGCCATTTGGCGAATAGGGGACGTGCGTCGGCGTGGTTTGAACCAGTGCAATTCCTTGGAGCGCGATTGCGCGAAGAGGGGCATGTGAGCCCCCGATTCACGAAGGAAAGCGGCAACACTCGATGTGCCAGCTTTTTGAACCCCAACTCCCACGAAATCTGGCTTTAATGGAGGACGATGTTCTATTGAAATGGATAATTCCCTTCCCAATTAAAATAATAGTCGTTTCGAATAGTGCCTAATGACCACCCAAGAAAAACCCATACGCCGTTCACCACGGTCCGTGTGCCCTTCCTGAAATGGCTTTTCTTGTCAACAGGCCGATTCAGTGAGGGAGCAGCCCCATAGAGGCGCTGGAAGAGAATGTCTGAGCCCAACCTGCCGGAACGCCAGAAGCGCATTCGGGGGCCACACCCGTATGGAGATTTCGCTTGGTAGCGGAAAGTAGTGAGAGGCCTCGCCGCAGAATCCTTGAGCTAGTAGGGCACTCACTCGCTTTGTCTGACACCTCCGGTGCACACGCCATCGGAGTGTGCCCGCAGCTAAAGGCAATTATCGAGAAGGGAGCCGGGAAAAATTCGCTGCTCCACAGCAAGACAAAGGCGACCAAGCGCCACTCAGTACCAGCTTAAATCTGATAGGCGGTCAGAATTTATACGAGAAACGTTGGCATTCCCAATCCATCATCTTGCCGACTGAATATCTAGTCGAAAGATTGAACAGTGACCGGTACTCAATATCGACTCTTCGTAATGTGCTTTTGAACGCTGGTAGGCCAGCCGTCTGAGTCGCCCCACAGAAATCGTGTCGCACGGCTTCGAAGCCTTCTTCGAGTTTCTCAAACCTCATCACTCGCTGGGCCTCATCCTCACGATCTTCGGATACCAACCAGTTTCGTTGACGAAACCAAGGATTTCGTGGAACCTTCCCAACAAATTCCTGGAACGCTTTCGCTACCTCTTTGAGAGGAGCCCCCAGCAGGTCGGAATAAAGTTCGGGGTGCAATCGAGCGGTTCGCCACCAAAACAGGGAAACAATCTGATCAAAAGGGTTACGGACCGTTGTGACCGTGGTCAACGCGCGAAAACTTTGCTTGCCCAATAACGTTCGAGTGTCAGTGAGGCTGATGTGTGGCTTGATTTCAGAGTCTCCGGCTTTTCCGTTGCCCATCCGCGTCGCAATGCCCCTTTCATCCGCAAACGGCTCGTGCTCTTCGCTTTCACGGAAGAAGCTTTCGCTCCCGCCAAAGATCTCCTCTGCCAGCCAAGCCTCGATAGACGAACTGGCGGTTTTTGGCGTCTTCAGAAAGAGCAACCGGTGGCGGTAGCTGATGATCATGACACCGTCCTCTCAGGGCTGAAGCGCAGCGAGGAACCAGATTAATCGAAAATACCCACACCAACCCTCTATGAGGTGAGAAGGAGGGCTCAAAGGAAGCCACAAGCAATATCGATCAGTAGCCGCTCAGTGGCAAAGGTGAGTTTGCCGTAAGACGAGAATTTGAGTCCTTGACCCGCTCAAGGATTTCTTGGCGTAAAGATTCGGTCAACACAATGCAAGGCTCAGAACCTACTGCGTCACTACCGCTGACAACTCGAAAAGAATGAGAATCGCGGAGGCGTTCATCCGCGTCTCGAAGATTCCAGGTGACCGAATCACGCCTCCTCTGGTTCAGTTTTTCCTCAAAAACATCCGGACTGGGCTCTTCCACACCCAAGAAAGCAGATAGCGCCCTGCGGTACCCGAGTGTGGAAATCGATTCAATCGGCAATACGAGAACTGAACGAACCGGAATCAAAAGTTCAAGCTCAGAAACCGTACGGGCGAAGTCAAGCGGAATGGGTAACTGATCTCGAGCGAGTAACCGCCTCAACTGGTCCTCAAAATCTTCCTGGGATGCTCCCAAGATCCTCCGCGACCTTTGGGCATAAAGTGAGGCCAGCCACTCAGGTTGGCGCCGCACAGTCAAGAGCACCTGGATCTCCACAGGTTTAGGCGCAATGGCTCTGACCAGCGCCGCCAGGTGGCGGACCCACCTGCTACCAGGGGGGTGTCCACCCACCTCAGGGAAGTCCGAACCCACGAACAAGCCTGGAGTGAGCGCGCCCTCCCAGCTCAAGGTGAGCTCACCATCAGAAGAACGCGCGAGCGCTTGCTCGCAGGAAGCAGCCAGTTTTTCGCGTAATCGAGAAGACTCCCGGCTGGCCCACCATTCTGGCTCCTGCTGCAAGAAAGCTGCGCGGTAGCGGCCGAAAAACCCGGCAGGCAGATTTGGCGCGCCTGGTCCGACATAAGCGGGAACGCTTCGAGCAAAATATTGTTGCAACGTGGTGGTCGCTGTCTTGGGAAGCCCCAGGTGGAGCCGAAGTGTTGTGAGCCCGCGCACCGCAGAAGGCTTACTCCTCATCACAGCCCTCCACTCGGGGCGTAAGCGGCGTCACCGCAGTTTTCACTCAGATCGCAAACAGGCCTATTTACTCGAAACGATAGCCGAATTGTTCCACCCAACCTTTCCAATTGGCTCCGACAGTATCCCGTGATTCTTGAGTGTAAAGATGTTGATAGGCACTTCCGGTAGGCCTCACTGCAGTCTTGTATTTGGGAAGAGCCGACGGCGGAATACCGCCAAGCTTGACCACTAGCCGCTGGAAATCCTCCAACAGGTTTTCGAAACGGATGCAGACCCAAGTGTCGTCCCAATGCTGAGTCATTTCACTTTCCAACGCAATTGGCATCGCCTGATGCGCGTAGCTTTGAAACAAGTCAAAGTCGTTATCTAGCAACCCGCGCCCTCGCGTCTTCCAATAAAAGTCGGAAACCGCTTTGTCCCAAGGGTTTCGTACCACAACAATCTTTTTTGCCCGATGCCAGATGTCTTCGGGCAGGGCCTGTCTTGCAGCGAAAACAGAAGAGTGAGGGCTCAAAGCCAAAAGCTTTTCGACCTCGCGGCTGGTGAGGGAGAACTCCCCAAAATACCGTCGCGCTGTAAGGTACCCCCAACGCGCGGCAATTGGGTGGCGGAAGTTATGGGGTCGACCGGTGACAAACCCGTCCCGGTAAATGGAAGCCCTTTTTCCATGGCTGGCCGGTGAGCCCCAAAATGCCTCCTCCAGGGCGGCCTCCACAGAGGTGCTAGCCGTTTTTCGAGTCTTAAAAAACACAAAAGGAACCGAAAAATTGACAATCAACAGCAGCGCCTTTCTTCAACAACGGCTCTGCCAGTGGGGCGAGCAACCCGGTAGTGTCACAGAGAGGCGACCACAAGCCAGTGCAACGTCATGACGTTACCCCTTTAAACCTTTGAGGAACAGCCCTTGCTCCTGAGCCACAGCCACCGCTTCGTGTTCATCAAACCACCCAAGACGGCGGGAAGCTCAGTCGAGTCAGCACTTCGCCTCTTTTGCGTTGCCAATTCTGAGCCTGAAGGTGTGTCTGCGCACATATGGCCGGAAACCATCTCGGGCGCAGGAATCGTGACCGAGTCGGGCAATACGGTTCCCGTCACTGGTCTAAAACCCCACATGTCGATTTATCAAGCACGAACGCTAATTGGCGCTCCCATTTTCGATGACTACCTCAAAATTTCTATCGTGCGAGAGCCTTTTTCGCGAGCAATCTCGCTGTTTTGGTGGCACCTTCGACAGAACCAACCCGACTCCTACCATGCTTTGGCGAAAGCACCTGCCACCGAAGTCAGAGAAGCTTTCCAGGGCTTTTTGCTGGGAAATCGCCCGTTTGTGAAATGGGCCAGGCTTGAGCGGTTCACCAACCCGCGAGCACTAGGACCAAAACGTTTCATCATTCGTTTTGAACATCTCCACGAGGACTTCAACTCACTAATCCGTGAGCTTGGGGGGAACCCGAACGACATGACCCTGCCGGCCTACAAGACCCGCGTCAATCCCCGAAGAATCGCTGACGCTGACCACTACTCACTGATATCCCGACAACTGATCCGCAACCTTTGGCGTAAAGATTTCTCCCAACACGGCTACCCACGCGTCCCAAAAAGGTAGTCGACTAGTCGTCTACGGGAACGGCCGAATCCCGATCAAGGACGCCGAGAGAGTCTCGTGTGAAACGCAGGTTCTCCCAGTCCTGCCTCAAAAAGACCAATCCCAACCGGGATAACTTTTCCATCTTGGTTTTACCCTTCTGGTTTGCCAGAGGGTGCACCAACACGGGATCATGCTGAAGGCCCAAGAAGTAGCGCTGAAAGAGGTGGTGGGGAAGCACCGCCGCATCTAATTTCTCCTCAGGCCTCGAAACCAACACATCGGGAAACACGTCAAAGCTTCTACCCAGGTGCGAGATGCGTGTAGAAGTATCGATAGGTCCCACCCAACCCGATACCCATTCCAGAAGGGTGTTGTTGACTGCAGACTGGTCCGTCCCATCATGAGGCGCCCGCTCAACCGCTCTCCTCATGAAAGCCCTAGTCCGTTCGTTGCTGCGCAGCAGAAAAAACCCCATACAGACAACAAAACCCGTCAATTCAACTACGTTCTTCGGTTGCACCGTTCCCTGACTTGCAACCAAATCTGCTGACGGAAAATCGCTTAGGGCCTTAGCGGGATTCTTGAGCAGAATTGCATCCGCATCGCAGTGCACAAAATCAACGCCAGACTCACAAAGAGCCTGAAAGACAAACAGCCGCCACCACAAATTTGACTTGCCAGGTTTCATCGGCAGAAACACACATTCAAAACCGTGCCCCTTAAGAAACCTTGCGAGACGCCTGTCATAGGCCACAATCACAATATTTGTCAGCTCAACCCGGGCAGAAGCCACCAACCAGTTCAGGAGAACCTCACGGTACGCCCAGTTAGCAAAAACCACATAAGGCAACCGGGCTGAACTTACAGCCCGAGCAACCACGCGGTCCACCCCGCGAAAGAAACCCCTCCCGGGGCCGGGCAGAGGAGTTTTAACCGCGGACACCAGCCAAATCTACTGGCTGAATGAGGTGTCGGACGTCCCCGCCAAGCCCGGGGCAAAGAAATATACGGATGTCTGATTCAATCGTCAATGCCAAGAAGCTGACATCAGATCTGGGAAGGGAAGCTCCAGAACGTCCCAACCCATCGGCGGTACCGGTGGTGTTTGGTTGCAGGACATAGGAATACCCTGTCGCACGAGATAGGAATAATTCCTTGCTCGAATTGAGCCATGAACAAAGCCCGGCTCATCATCACTGCGATCCACGTCGAGAACCTCACACAACAAGAAGCAGCCAAGAGATACGGGGTCTCTCAAAGCTGGGTTTCCAAGCTCATCACATGGTTCAACCTCGAAGGCAAAGCTGGCCTCGGGGACTCTACGAGAACAAAAACCAACCGATCCTCCTGCTGCGCCGAAACGTCACCACCAAGTCCACGACTCGGGCGCTCATAGTGGCTTTTGGCAACTCGCTCATCCTCAACACAGGCCGGGGAAACCGGCCACAGCAATGAAAAAGGAAAGGGAAAGAGTCGAAACCGTGGGTTCGGAGTATTCCGATGTCTTGCGACATCACACAGCGGTACCGGTGGGATTTGAACCCACGGTGGGCGCTAACCCACACAACTTTTCGAGAGTTGCACCTTCGGCCGCTCGGACACGGTACCGCCCCCGATTCTACACAGCTCCCACCGGCCGAAACTCGTTGGCGAAGTGAGAAAGCGCCCGGAACAAGGAGCTCTTTCGCCAGCGAGGCGGGAGAACCCCTGGGAACACCGCTCCGGTGGGCATGCCCTGCCAAAGTCTCTTACTTGCCTCATCACAAAGGTCATTACGCTTGACCATGCTGCGCGTCAGTAGCTACAGGTAGCCTTCAGTCATGCCCAAAACCGCTGCCGCCTACAAATGCGATGAGTGCGGGTGGACAACCCTTAAGTGGGTCGGTCGCTGCGGTGAATGCCAATCGTGGGGCACTGTGGTGGAGGCGGGCACCAAAGCCAACCGACCCCGAGTCGAGGCCGCGATTGTCGGCGAAGACAACCGCGCGAAGCCCATCACTGAGCACAGTGCCGAGCACACCCGCCACGAACCCACCGGAATAGGCGAATTTGATCGTGTGCTGGGGGGCGGAATTGTCCCCGGTGCGGCCATTTTGCTTTCCGGTGAACCCGGTGTGGGGAAATCGACTCTTCTTCTCGACGTTGCCGCCCGGGTCGCTGCCACCGGGCGCAATGCACTTTATGTGAGCGCGGAAGAATCTGTGGGGCAGGTGCGCCTTCGCGCACAGCGCACAGGCGCACTACTTGATTCGCTCTATTTAGCGAGCACCACCGATCTGGCGACCGTGCTCGGACAGGTCGAACAACTGCGGCCGTCGCTCCTGATTGTTGACTCGGTGCAAACGATTCAGGCTGACAACGTCGACTCACTTCCCGGCGGGCCTGCCCAAGTGCGAGAAGTGGCCTCTTCCCTGATTCGCCTCGCAAAATCCGAGAACATCCCGGTCATTCTTGTCGGCCACGTGACCAAAGATGGCCAAGTCGCTGGACCCCGGACACTGGAACACCTAGTCGATGTGGTCTGTCATTTTGAAGGGGACCGTCAAACGGCGCTCCGATTTGTCCGCGCATTGAAAAACCGGTTCGGTCCCACCGACGAAGTCGGATGTTTTGAAATGTCCGGTGACGGTATTCAAGAAGTACCAGACCCCAGTGCCCTGTTTCGATCAGGCAGCGGCCAAGAAGCCAGTGGGACCTGCACCACGATTGCCCTAGAGGGCAGGAGAGCACTTCCGGTGGAGATTCAAGCCCTTGTGGTGCCGACTACCGCACCGCAGCCTAGGCGGGTAGTAAACGGTGTCGACTCATCCCGGGTTGCCATGGTGCTTGCGGTCTTGGAGCGCCGAGCAGGCCTCAAGCTTTCCCAAGCAGATGTCTATATTTCTACTGTCGGCGGGATTCGACTCACCGAGCCCGCAGCCGACCTTGCCATTGCCCTGGCGGTCGCCAGCGCAATTAAAGACGTTGCACTGCCATCAACTCTTGCCGCGGTGGGGGAGATCTCGTTATCCGGCGAGATTCGCGCTGTCACATCCGGCGATCAGCGCCAGAGCGAAGGCAAGCGCTTAGGCTTCAACACAACTTTGGATAGACGAAGTGGTTCCATCCGGCAGGCCATCACAGAAGCGTTTGGAACGACACAAGGCAAGAAAGCCCCCTTCTAGTCCGGTCTGGCACATCCCGTCGGGAAGCATCTGAGGCCGAAAGGCGGGAGTTTCCACTAGGGGATCACCTTCGGGGCTTCTTCAAGTGGATTTTTCGGTTTGCGTGTCCAGGGTTTTGCAGAAATTGTATAGTAAAGCCTGCAGGAATTGTATAGTAAAAGCTGCAGGAATTGTATATTAGAGTCCTTGGGCTGTGGAAACTGGGGCGAAGAGAGGGGTGGGCCACATGACTTATCTGCGCCGCCTTATCGACCACCAGCTGAATCAATTTCTGCCC encodes:
- a CDS encoding sulfotransferase domain-containing protein is translated as MGVGVQKAGTSSVAAFLRESGAHMPLFAQSRSKELHWFKPRRRTSPIRQMAYRLNFSRHRVSGEYTPNYIEHPLSLGQLAEAAPRAKILVFLRNPFQRTISALNHARGLGVINPDTPGDVLIEQAWRADGNSWLARSIRRSTYVSDLEVLFKLFPRDRVFIGFFEHWVSPEHGMTVATELTQFLVLPSPDETGASIRKANEAEWHLRKNGAKRLEISEATEHRLRDYFSQFVPQLEAEVGPIPW
- a CDS encoding sulfotransferase family 2 domain-containing protein; protein product: MIISYRHRLLFLKTPKTASSSIEAWLAEEIFGGSESFFRESEEHEPFADERGIATRMGNGKAGDSEIKPHISLTDTRTLLGKQSFRALTTVTTVRNPFDQIVSLFWWRTARLHPELYSDLLGAPLKEVAKAFQEFVGKVPRNPWFRQRNWLVSEDREDEAQRVMRFEKLEEGFEAVRHDFCGATQTAGLPAFKSTLRRVDIEYRSLFNLSTRYSVGKMMDWECQRFSYKF
- the radA gene encoding DNA repair protein RadA is translated as MPKTAAAYKCDECGWTTLKWVGRCGECQSWGTVVEAGTKANRPRVEAAIVGEDNRAKPITEHSAEHTRHEPTGIGEFDRVLGGGIVPGAAILLSGEPGVGKSTLLLDVAARVAATGRNALYVSAEESVGQVRLRAQRTGALLDSLYLASTTDLATVLGQVEQLRPSLLIVDSVQTIQADNVDSLPGGPAQVREVASSLIRLAKSENIPVILVGHVTKDGQVAGPRTLEHLVDVVCHFEGDRQTALRFVRALKNRFGPTDEVGCFEMSGDGIQEVPDPSALFRSGSGQEASGTCTTIALEGRRALPVEIQALVVPTTAPQPRRVVNGVDSSRVAMVLAVLERRAGLKLSQADVYISTVGGIRLTEPAADLAIALAVASAIKDVALPSTLAAVGEISLSGEIRAVTSGDQRQSEGKRLGFNTTLDRRSGSIRQAITEAFGTTQGKKAPF
- a CDS encoding putative nucleotide-diphospho-sugar transferase, with product MSAVKTPLPGPGRGFFRGVDRVVARAVSSARLPYVVFANWAYREVLLNWLVASARVELTNIVIVAYDRRLARFLKGHGFECVFLPMKPGKSNLWWRLFVFQALCESGVDFVHCDADAILLKNPAKALSDFPSADLVASQGTVQPKNVVELTGFVVCMGFFLLRSNERTRAFMRRAVERAPHDGTDQSAVNNTLLEWVSGWVGPIDTSTRISHLGRSFDVFPDVLVSRPEEKLDAAVLPHHLFQRYFLGLQHDPVLVHPLANQKGKTKMEKLSRLGLVFLRQDWENLRFTRDSLGVLDRDSAVPVDD
- a CDS encoding sigma factor-like helix-turn-helix DNA-binding protein; amino-acid sequence: MNKARLIITAIHVENLTQQEAAKRYGVSQSWVSKLITWFNLEGKAGLGDSTRTKTNRSSCCAETSPPSPRLGRS
- a CDS encoding sulfotransferase family 2 domain-containing protein, which produces MLLSHSHRFVFIKPPKTAGSSVESALRLFCVANSEPEGVSAHIWPETISGAGIVTESGNTVPVTGLKPHMSIYQARTLIGAPIFDDYLKISIVREPFSRAISLFWWHLRQNQPDSYHALAKAPATEVREAFQGFLLGNRPFVKWARLERFTNPRALGPKRFIIRFEHLHEDFNSLIRELGGNPNDMTLPAYKTRVNPRRIADADHYSLISRQLIRNLWRKDFSQHGYPRVPKR